agaaaataataaatgaaatggGTTAAAATAAGATGtaataaaagattttaaaaagtgagacagaaaattggttaaaaaaagaaaatcaaaaacaataaaagaggtttaaataaaagataaaaaacaattgCGACCGGTGGAAAAGAACATCAGCTAAAAGGGAAGGTTTCTAGTTTAGATTTAAAAGATGTTGAGCTCACACCAATAAAGACATTAACTGCAACAAGctgtttatttcatatttctaaaGTCAAACACAACAAGTTGTTTTGAAGATATATAATTGGTAAGACCAATATAGAATAATAAAACTGACTAAATTGCAGATCCAATACGCAGATGATAACCTTCAAATATGATAACCACATAAAATGTTGTGTCATTCTGCTTATTGtcacatatttgtgtttttttgggatGTGTGTTTTAGTTCATCCGAGCTCTTTTTAGCCACttttatgaaaaaaatcttTGTTCATGTTCAactgcagaaattaaataaaaaaacgacCTGCAATAAACTGTTATCATGAAAAGAATCGAACGTCTGGGGCTATTCTACAGGCTGTGTTTCTCATATGATTAATTCATTTATTGTGTCTTATTTGGTTGTTTATTTCATATAAGTAGAGTCTTTAAATTTTCTAAATTTAAAGCTAAGCACCAAACTAAATCCAGCTAATGAGATATAAGCTCTTGTTGTGAGGCCACTTCCTGTTCGGTGTGGGCTGCTGCTGGTTGACTTGATGCTGCTGTGTGCTGGATGGGGCTGGAGGGGTGTGACCAcagtgcagcagagacacagggaaCTTTGTCATCCTTATCAGCCCAGAATTAATGTGAGACCAGCAAAACCACAGAAATTCACCGAGAGGattgaatgatgatgattaagAACAATATCTTCTTAATAAGATGGAACAGATGTCATGTCTGATCACATAGCAACAAATACAACTGGtcaacacaaccaaacacaaccTGATCAATGtagttcaaatgttttattgtaatGTGACAGaaacaccaaaacaaaacatgctCAAGATTTCTTTTTGTAAAAGTAAGAACAgaattttattattgttacagTCTAAAACAAAATAGGCTTGATTATCCTGGAAGCTCAACGCGGACAGATCACCacccttttttaatttgtatgggtttttttcatctttttcttaaGAAACAAGTCTGACTCTTCCCAGGCGTCAGAGCTGAGTTTAGTCAGTTCCTGTTAAACTGAAGCTTTAAAAGAGTTCAAAACTGTGTCATCGTGACTCAGTTCAACTCCCAGAGGAAGCGCTTAAAGTGCTGAAACATTCAGAGGTATACAGAGCGAGGTCGTGCTCAACGACAAAGCAACAAATCAAAAATGaggatgttgatgttttttattcagcgagcagcacacaacaacaacagctgtttTCACAGAGAGGCACAGAGGGTGGACTGAAGACAACAGGCAGGCTGACTCAGAATCCAAATCACAGCAGAGACTATTCATTTAAAGTACACctttagtgtgtgtttgattgtgcaCTGACACAATCTGTGTGTGCTCACTGTGACACTCACTCCCTCCTCCCCACACAGGAGGAGTGTGAACACAGGTGTGAGCGGTTTACTCCTCCTTCTTGACTCCCTGTTTCATCAGGTGTTTGTTGTACTGGTTGTCGGTGTTCAGCACCTTGTCCCACCACGTGAAGGTGGAGGCGTAGTTCCCGGTGAAGTTCATGTGGTGGAAGTCGTGGAAACGGGTGCCGGCGTAGAACGGGATGAGGTGGAGAGGGTTCCAGGGGATGTCATAGCCGCTGAGAGAAAAAGACGGGAAGTGCAGGGTGAGTCACcttttcaattaaaaataatatgaaaaaacaaaagctaaAATTACtagtttttagacattttccaACAAGACAAAAGTTTGTTTAGATGAGATGTGGAAAATAATCAGAAATGATGTATTAAAATGACCAATTTTTGATGATATTCATGGAATTCAGCACCAGTTGCTTATTCAACATGAACTAAtatattaatgttattaataACATTTCATACTTCAGTGAGCAAACATAAAAGCACAGAAAGGCAAGTGGTTTAAGAATAGATAAATccaaaataatgttttgaatATACACATACTCAAATATCAAGAGTctgatattattatataaacagAATCTGTGAACTTGGCCCATGTCTTGTatgattttattaaattttcatatttattcttCCATCAAAATCAAATCTCCAATatacttttgtgttttatttatcaaaaaatacacttaaatataataacaattgTAAAATGCCCACATTATGATAAAGAGGATCAATGTCCACTGATGGTTCAACATCTGGTGTTCTCTAGGGCCCTCTAGTGGTTGATATCACAAGTTACTGGCATGAGCTAACATCAGCAAACATGTAGCATGCTGCTCTGCTTCTCGAGTGCTTTAAGTAAACTTGTGTGACTATTTTGTTCCACAGGGCAAATTCTATATTTTGTGGATCTTTtaggtggaaaaaaaaatacaaaaccgGCAGCAATTAGCCATTcaaatgttatatataaaaacactgctaaagaaaaataacagtGATCGTAGCTGTGAAAATGTTTGGACACCCTAAATCAGACACTTCCTACACAGAggaacagcagcagacacaaaGACACCGTATACACATGTGAGTGAAAGCTGTTTTTGGAACCTACCTGTGGACGTCGATGGTCTCCAGCAGGCGGAAAGACACCCAGGCCCAGAGGAAGAACACGTGGTTGCAGAAGAGCATGATGCCGATGAAGAAACCAGCTCCCAGGATGAGGGTCTCAGCAGGATGGGCATATTCGGCCTGCATGCCAAACGGAGCCTGGACGACAGAGGAGAGACGGTTACGTACCATGATGTGTTTGTACTCACTGGTTGAAGCTGCAGCATGTTTAATAACTAACTCTACAGTTGAGAGCTAAACCAGAAAAGGGGTGTGAGTCTGTGTATTCATCTTATCACTTGTGCATTCCACTCACGGTGAACTCATGGTGGACCTTGTGGATGTACTTGTAGACCCTGCGGTGATGCAGCAGGCGATGGAGGAAGTAGTGCCAGGTGTCTTCAACCACAGCGCAACCGAAGCACTGGAGCAGGACGTACGgcctggagacagacagagggatggaaAAAACTCACTGAAATATTCTGaccagcaaaacaaacaaacaccgtAAAACGATTAGTTCAGTTCAAACATGTTCTTCACATCCTGCCTCCAGGAGCATTTTAATGAAGGAGATCACAGCATAAAGTAAGACAATATACACTATGATTCAAACACTAAAATAATTCTATATGTCATAAATAAGTGCATTATGAAAGGTCCACAGAGCACACAACATAATGGAGAACATGTGTATGATCACTGTTAAtagtatttattatttgtagaTATGATCTGTGCGTCTATGGttttaaatttataaaaatgttggaATATCTAGACTTTCCCGATGCTGTCTGAAAAAAGGACAGATCTCACTGAGCTTCATTCATCAGTGaacttcattaataaaaaacctgcagttTGCTGTGTAAATATTGAACCTTATATCTAATCAAATATTATACTGCATTCATTCTGTTACTTCTTATACTACAAAATGGACATCACCATTTAATCAACATTTTATTACTGTCTTGTGGTACAGACCGGAATTCACATCACAATTTTTAagttatattaatttattaagtCTTTTACttaaatttgttattgttttcctggttttaatgttttaaattgttctttctctttttgtacacaatattctatatttttatttggttatatatatatagaaacacTGACCAGCGTGGCATGGAGGCCCAGTCGTACGGGATGTTAAAGAACTCAGTGAAGTAGTACGTCCCACAGATCAGTGGCAGCTGGATGCAGAAATGGTTGAACAGCAACATCTTGAAACATCTCCACTGTTTCTCCCAGGTCTCTGGTTTGTCCTGCACGCACAGTGGAGAGGCTCAGTCAGACCGACTTCACACTGAGGAAATAAAATGACTTCCAACaaccacaaacaacacacacgaaCCTGCTGGATCTTGTATTTCTGCATGAAGGGCAGGAACTGGAAGACGAAACCAggcagacagaagaagaagtagatgAACTCGTGGACGATGAGCGACCCCCAGGTGGCAATCTGGAACTTGGTGTAGTTGTCCATCATGTAGCCCCACGCGTGTTCC
The sequence above is a segment of the Limanda limanda chromosome 2, fLimLim1.1, whole genome shotgun sequence genome. Coding sequences within it:
- the msmo1 gene encoding methylsterol monooxygenase 1, translating into MMANGSADILSSAYLAVEYVDAALPENPLQPSLEHAWGYMMDNYTKFQIATWGSLIVHEFIYFFFCLPGFVFQFLPFMQKYKIQQDKPETWEKQWRCFKMLLFNHFCIQLPLICGTYYFTEFFNIPYDWASMPRWPYVLLQCFGCAVVEDTWHYFLHRLLHHRRVYKYIHKVHHEFTAPFGMQAEYAHPAETLILGAGFFIGIMLFCNHVFFLWAWVSFRLLETIDVHSGYDIPWNPLHLIPFYAGTRFHDFHHMNFTGNYASTFTWWDKVLNTDNQYNKHLMKQGVKKEE